From Alphaproteobacteria bacterium, a single genomic window includes:
- a CDS encoding outer membrane protein assembly factor has translation MTPFSAFGAFALLSLAAMGLATTLPPAALAEDAPPAIDEPVEIASYTVAVKDAPNDAVAADLEKALALYRYQENGAPSLALLRRRAQDDRTVVQKVLRSHGYYEGDARVDVAAGEDGKSAAVTVTVQPGRPYVLSEHTFLLTPTPLAQAMPKKADSHFGSPVGQPAEAAGILAAEEQVVGALKTVGYPYARLIKRDAEIDPEAATMQVTSRIDTGPLVTYGDLSIQGATGIDDAYLRTYLPWKKGEPVNTVKLTEYQRSLIGTGLFNAGSVLLPETAPPPGAAPVTARLEPRPFRSIAVGVNYSTDLGPGAKAEFDHRNLFGANETLRLTTDVTASEQHLDGQLRKPQFRRNKQDLVGQVSLRHIEDDAFDETGITLTLGLERQLSRFWRAGLGGLAEVTDTTSSDAEGRAYLVGMPAFAQYDNSDDLLNPSKGIRLHVATTPFMGRFDSRFTPFLLTELNGASYFDLTGKKRYIAAVRTRLGSILSGDLSDVPAGRRLYAGGGGSLRGYAERKIGPLDSHDDPTGGRSVVEAVAELRAQVYGDFGLAVFAGAASVSEDVVPTFSSGMQFSAGLGFRYYSPLGPIRADVAVPLNPRSVDDSFQIYFSIGQAF, from the coding sequence TTGACCCCTTTCTCCGCGTTTGGAGCCTTTGCCTTGCTGTCGCTGGCCGCGATGGGCTTGGCGACGACCCTGCCGCCCGCGGCCCTGGCCGAGGACGCGCCGCCGGCCATCGACGAGCCGGTCGAGATCGCGTCCTACACCGTCGCGGTGAAGGACGCGCCGAACGATGCCGTCGCCGCCGACCTGGAAAAGGCGCTGGCGCTCTACCGTTATCAGGAAAACGGCGCGCCGAGCCTGGCGCTGCTGCGCCGCCGGGCGCAGGACGACCGGACGGTGGTGCAGAAGGTGCTGCGCTCGCACGGCTATTATGAGGGCGATGCCCGCGTGGACGTGGCGGCGGGCGAGGACGGCAAGAGCGCCGCCGTGACCGTCACGGTGCAGCCGGGCCGCCCTTACGTTCTGAGCGAACACACCTTCCTGCTGACGCCGACCCCGCTGGCCCAGGCCATGCCGAAAAAGGCGGACTCGCATTTCGGCTCGCCGGTGGGGCAGCCGGCGGAGGCGGCCGGGATCCTTGCGGCCGAGGAACAGGTGGTGGGCGCGCTGAAAACCGTGGGCTATCCCTATGCCCGCCTGATCAAGCGCGATGCGGAGATCGACCCGGAAGCCGCGACCATGCAGGTCACCAGCCGCATCGACACCGGCCCGCTCGTGACCTATGGCGACCTGTCGATCCAGGGGGCGACCGGCATCGACGACGCCTATCTGCGCACCTATCTGCCCTGGAAGAAGGGCGAGCCGGTCAATACCGTCAAGCTGACCGAATACCAGCGCAGCCTGATCGGCACCGGCCTGTTCAATGCCGGCTCGGTGCTGCTGCCGGAGACCGCGCCGCCCCCCGGCGCCGCGCCGGTGACCGCACGGCTGGAGCCGCGGCCCTTTCGCTCCATCGCCGTCGGCGTCAACTACTCGACCGATCTCGGCCCCGGCGCCAAGGCGGAGTTCGACCATCGCAACCTGTTCGGCGCCAACGAGACCCTGCGCCTGACCACGGACGTGACGGCGTCGGAACAGCATCTGGACGGCCAGCTGCGCAAACCCCAGTTCCGGCGCAACAAGCAGGACCTGGTGGGCCAGGTGTCGCTGCGCCATATCGAGGACGATGCCTTCGACGAGACCGGCATCACCCTGACGCTGGGCCTGGAACGGCAGTTGAGCCGGTTCTGGCGGGCGGGCCTGGGCGGCCTGGCCGAGGTGACCGACACCACCTCCAGCGATGCCGAGGGCCGGGCTTATCTGGTGGGCATGCCCGCCTTCGCGCAGTACGACAACAGCGACGACCTGCTGAACCCGTCCAAGGGCATCCGCCTGCACGTGGCGACGACGCCGTTCATGGGCCGGTTCGACAGCCGGTTCACGCCGTTTCTTCTGACCGAACTGAACGGCGCGAGCTATTTCGACCTGACCGGCAAGAAACGCTATATCGCGGCGGTGCGCACGCGCCTGGGCAGCATTCTGTCCGGCGACCTGAGCGACGTGCCGGCCGGCCGGCGGCTCTATGCCGGCGGCGGCGGTTCGCTGCGCGGCTATGCCGAGCGCAAGATCGGGCCGCTGGACTCGCACGACGACCCCACCGGCGGCCGGTCGGTGGTGGAGGCGGTGGCCGAGTTGCGGGCGCAGGTCTATGGCGATTTCGGCCTGGCGGTGTTCGCGGGCGCCGCCTCCGTCAGCGAGGACGTGGTGCCGACCTTCAGCAGCGGCATGCAGTTCTCTGCCGGCCTGGGCTTCCGTTACTACTCGCCGCTGGGGCCGATCCGGGCCGATGTCGCGGTGCCGCTGAACCCGCGCAGCGTCGACGATTCCTTCCAGATCTACTTCTCGATTGGACAAGCGTTTTGA
- a CDS encoding 4Fe-4S dicluster domain-containing protein yields the protein MTALPSATAKKLGLVIDLDICVGCHACAVNCKEWNTGGHSAPLTDQDPYGAAPDGVWFNRVHSYEAGDGAAGRTVHFPKSCLHCEDAACVTVCPTGASYKREEDGIVLVNAETCIGCKLCSWACPYGAREFDADQGVMKKCTLCIDRIYNENLAEDERVPACVSTCPAGARHFGDLGDPTSPVSQLVAERGGYDLMPELGYQPTNKYLPPREAASRHAALPEERGEPKGVLKWLDRVLSL from the coding sequence ATGACCGCCCTTCCCTCCGCCACCGCCAAAAAGCTCGGCCTGGTCATCGACCTGGACATTTGTGTCGGCTGCCACGCCTGTGCCGTGAACTGCAAGGAATGGAACACCGGCGGCCATTCGGCGCCGCTGACCGACCAGGACCCGTACGGCGCCGCGCCGGACGGCGTCTGGTTCAACCGCGTCCACTCCTACGAGGCGGGCGACGGCGCGGCCGGGCGCACGGTCCACTTCCCCAAATCCTGCCTGCATTGCGAGGATGCGGCCTGCGTCACCGTCTGTCCGACCGGCGCCAGCTACAAGCGCGAGGAGGACGGCATCGTCCTGGTGAACGCCGAGACCTGCATCGGCTGCAAGCTCTGTTCGTGGGCCTGTCCCTATGGCGCGCGCGAGTTCGACGCGGACCAGGGGGTGATGAAGAAATGCACGCTCTGCATCGACCGCATCTACAACGAGAACCTGGCCGAGGACGAGCGGGTGCCCGCCTGTGTCTCCACCTGTCCGGCCGGCGCGCGGCATTTTGGCGATCTGGGCGACCCGACCTCGCCGGTGTCGCAACTGGTGGCCGAGCGCGGCGGCTATGACCTGATGCCGGAACTGGGCTACCAGCCGACCAACAAATACCTGCCGCCGCGCGAGGCGGCCTCGCGCCACGCGGCGCTGCCGGAGGAGCGGGGCGAGCCGAAGGGCGTGCTGAAATGGCTGGACCGGGTGTTGTCGCTCTGA
- a CDS encoding molybdopterin-dependent oxidoreductase, with amino-acid sequence MLESLAGPPEQVDTSPTVSDEVKTTTCYMCACRCGIKVHLKGGDIRYIEGNKKHPVNKGVLCAKGSAGIMHHLSPARLTKPLKRVGPRGSGEFQEISWDEAMQTATQWLSAIRNDDPKKLAFFTGRDQSQSLTGFWAQQFGTPNFAAHGGFCSVNMAAGGIYSIGGSFWEFGEPDWEHTKYLMMFGIAEDHDSNPIKTGLGKLKGRGAKVVAVNPVRTGYAAIADQWLGIRPGTDGLFVLALVHELLRTDQIDLEYLARYTNATWLVRQAPGAANDGLFVRDEDGAPLAWDQVAHATVKAQSPGTQPALVGEVTLPDGAKAVPAFHLLAERYLADEYAPDAVAERCGIPAATIRQVAAEIAQVAFRETVTLDVAWTDWTGKRHEQMVGRPVALHAMRGISAHSNGFHTCRTLHLLQMLIGSIDVPGGFRYKPPFPRPAPPGPKPAGRPEHLAPNTPLPGPPLGFTAGPEDLLLDGDGRPVRIDHAYSWKAPVAAHGLMHLVIHNAWAGDPYKIDTLFMYMANMGWNSSMNIGGTLKMLTDKDEATGEYKIPRIIYSDAFWSETIAYADLILPDTTYLERWDAVSILDRPISDAHGPADAIRQPVVQPNRDVRPFQDVVIELGYRLGLPAFTKDDGTAKFPGGYPDYLVNHTRGAADIGPLAGFRGLDGEGQGRGAPNPNQLQRYIENGCFWKYELPESQLYFKHANKDYLEWSAGLGFIPNSNPIVMQLYSEPLQKFRLAGQGHGAVLPPEEERERIVRYFDPLPIWYAPFEESQVKAEDFPLHAVTQRPAAMYHSWGSQNAWLRQIHGYAPLFIPRVLGEKHGLADGDWARLTSHQGSIVAPVKLMEGVNPNTVWTWNAIGKRKGAWNLADDAVETEKGFLLNHLIGELLPDGKTANADPVTGQAAWYDLRVRIEKVSAEHVAPRYAPLEPPRSVTPRPAILRYGAKRA; translated from the coding sequence ATGCTCGAATCCCTCGCCGGCCCGCCGGAGCAGGTCGATACCTCGCCGACCGTCTCGGACGAGGTCAAGACCACCACCTGCTATATGTGCGCCTGCCGCTGCGGGATCAAAGTCCATCTGAAGGGTGGGGATATCCGCTATATCGAGGGCAACAAAAAGCATCCGGTGAACAAGGGCGTGCTCTGCGCCAAGGGCTCGGCCGGGATCATGCACCACCTCTCGCCCGCCAGACTGACCAAGCCGCTGAAGCGGGTCGGGCCGCGCGGCTCCGGCGAGTTCCAGGAAATCTCCTGGGACGAGGCGATGCAGACGGCGACGCAATGGCTCTCGGCCATCCGCAACGACGACCCGAAGAAGCTGGCCTTCTTCACCGGCCGCGACCAGAGCCAGTCGCTGACCGGCTTCTGGGCGCAGCAGTTCGGCACGCCGAACTTCGCCGCCCATGGCGGCTTCTGCTCGGTCAACATGGCGGCGGGCGGCATTTACAGCATTGGCGGCTCGTTCTGGGAGTTCGGCGAGCCGGACTGGGAACACACCAAGTATTTGATGATGTTCGGCATTGCCGAGGATCACGACTCGAACCCGATCAAGACCGGCCTCGGCAAGCTGAAAGGGCGCGGCGCCAAGGTGGTGGCGGTGAACCCGGTGCGCACCGGCTATGCGGCCATTGCCGACCAGTGGCTCGGCATCCGTCCCGGCACGGACGGGCTGTTCGTGCTGGCCCTGGTGCACGAATTGCTGCGCACCGACCAGATCGACCTGGAGTATCTGGCGCGCTACACCAACGCCACCTGGCTGGTGCGGCAGGCGCCGGGCGCGGCGAATGACGGCCTGTTCGTGCGCGACGAGGACGGCGCGCCGCTGGCCTGGGATCAGGTGGCGCACGCGACGGTGAAGGCGCAGTCGCCCGGCACGCAGCCGGCGCTGGTGGGCGAGGTGACGTTGCCCGATGGGGCCAAGGCCGTGCCCGCCTTCCATCTTCTGGCCGAGCGCTATCTGGCCGACGAGTATGCGCCCGACGCGGTGGCCGAGCGCTGCGGCATCCCGGCCGCCACGATCCGCCAGGTCGCGGCCGAGATCGCCCAAGTGGCGTTCCGGGAAACCGTGACGCTGGATGTCGCCTGGACCGACTGGACCGGCAAGCGGCACGAGCAGATGGTGGGCCGGCCGGTGGCACTGCACGCCATGCGGGGCATCTCCGCCCACTCCAACGGCTTCCACACCTGCCGCACGTTGCACCTGTTGCAGATGCTGATCGGCTCGATCGACGTTCCGGGCGGCTTCCGCTACAAGCCGCCCTTCCCGCGCCCGGCGCCGCCCGGGCCGAAGCCCGCCGGCCGGCCGGAGCATCTGGCGCCGAACACGCCGCTGCCGGGGCCGCCGCTCGGCTTCACCGCCGGGCCGGAAGACCTGTTGCTCGACGGCGACGGCCGGCCGGTGCGCATCGACCACGCCTATAGCTGGAAGGCGCCGGTGGCCGCGCACGGGCTGATGCATCTGGTGATTCACAACGCCTGGGCCGGCGACCCCTACAAGATCGACACCCTGTTCATGTACATGGCGAACATGGGCTGGAACTCGTCGATGAATATCGGCGGCACGCTGAAAATGCTGACCGACAAGGACGAGGCTACGGGCGAGTACAAAATCCCGCGCATCATCTATTCCGACGCGTTCTGGTCCGAGACCATCGCCTATGCCGACCTGATCCTGCCGGACACCACCTATCTGGAGCGCTGGGACGCGGTCTCGATCCTGGACCGGCCGATCTCGGACGCGCACGGGCCGGCGGATGCGATCCGCCAGCCGGTGGTGCAGCCGAACCGCGATGTGCGGCCGTTCCAGGACGTGGTGATCGAACTGGGCTACCGGCTGGGCCTGCCGGCCTTCACCAAGGACGACGGCACGGCGAAATTCCCCGGCGGCTATCCGGACTATCTGGTGAACCACACCCGCGGCGCGGCGGATATCGGGCCGCTCGCCGGCTTCCGCGGCCTGGACGGCGAGGGCCAGGGCCGCGGTGCGCCGAACCCGAACCAGTTGCAGCGCTATATCGAAAACGGCTGTTTCTGGAAGTACGAGCTGCCGGAAAGCCAGCTCTATTTCAAGCACGCGAACAAGGACTATCTGGAATGGTCCGCGGGGCTGGGCTTCATCCCCAATTCCAACCCGATCGTCATGCAGCTCTATAGCGAGCCGTTGCAGAAATTCCGGCTGGCGGGCCAGGGCCATGGCGCGGTGCTGCCGCCGGAGGAGGAGCGGGAGCGGATCGTCCGCTATTTCGACCCGCTGCCGATCTGGTATGCCCCGTTCGAGGAAAGCCAGGTCAAGGCCGAGGACTTCCCGCTGCACGCGGTGACGCAGCGGCCGGCCGCCATGTACCATTCCTGGGGTTCGCAGAACGCCTGGCTGCGCCAGATCCACGGCTATGCGCCGCTGTTCATCCCGCGGGTGCTGGGCGAGAAGCACGGCCTCGCCGACGGCGACTGGGCGCGGCTGACCTCGCACCAGGGCTCCATCGTTGCGCCGGTGAAGCTGATGGAGGGGGTGAACCCGAACACGGTCTGGACCTGGAACGCCATCGGCAAGCGCAAGGGCGCCTGGAACCTGGCCGACGACGCGGTCGAGACGGAAAAGGGCTTCCTGCTCAACCATCTGATCGGTGAGCTGCTGCCGGACGGCAAGACCGCCAACGCCGACCCGGTGACCGGGCAGGCGGCGTGGTACGACCTGCGCGTGCGCATCGAAAAGGTCAGTGCCGAGCATGTGGCGCCCCGCTACGCGCCGCTGGAGCCGCCGCGGAGCGTGACGCCGCGGCCGGCGATCCTGCGCTATGGCGCCAAGCGGGCGTGA
- a CDS encoding universal stress protein, translated as MSDTDKAGESRKAIGRTLLCVVDDTAEMSVALQFAARRANRTGAHVGLLFVIEQEATEFQHWSSIGDLMRAEAQADAERVLSRAAEHIRQWSSEPPVFYIREGDRRDAVIDQIREDPSIAFLILGAATGREGPGPLVTALTGRWVGQLHIPIVIVPGNVQEEEIESFA; from the coding sequence ATGAGCGATACGGATAAGGCGGGTGAATCCCGCAAGGCAATCGGGCGCACGCTGTTGTGCGTGGTCGACGACACGGCGGAGATGTCGGTGGCGCTGCAATTCGCGGCGCGCCGGGCCAACCGCACCGGCGCGCATGTGGGCCTGCTGTTTGTGATCGAGCAAGAAGCCACCGAGTTTCAGCACTGGTCGTCCATCGGCGACCTGATGCGGGCGGAAGCGCAGGCCGATGCCGAGCGGGTGCTGAGCCGGGCCGCCGAGCACATCCGCCAGTGGAGTTCCGAGCCGCCGGTGTTCTATATCCGCGAGGGCGACCGCCGCGACGCGGTGATCGACCAGATCCGGGAGGACCCCTCCATCGCCTTCCTGATCCTGGGCGCGGCGACGGGCCGGGAGGGGCCGGGCCCGCTGGTGACGGCGCTGACCGGCCGCTGGGTCGGCCAGTTGCACATCCCGATCGTGATCGTGCCGGGCAATGTCCAGGAAGAGGAAATCGAGTCGTTCGCGTGA
- a CDS encoding TIGR02186 family protein, translating into MRAQAAALLGLATGVWLSLALSAAMAQSLVADLSEHEIKISTGFSGTELLLFGVTEGKGDVIVIISGPDSNVVVRKKSRVSGLWINTESVQFDTVPGFYHVSATAGLSDDALDDVLRDNGVGFRYLNLSPAADIGPTQGAAFREALLRRKAVQKLYDRKVGPIEIVGGALFRTRVPFPANVPIGQYHVDVYHVVDGWVTATTEIPLTVEKAGMEASIFRIAHQYPAAYGVFAILIAVMAGYGAGMLFGRR; encoded by the coding sequence ATGCGCGCGCAAGCCGCTGCCCTGCTGGGGCTCGCCACCGGCGTCTGGCTCTCGCTGGCGCTGAGCGCCGCCATGGCCCAGTCGCTGGTCGCCGACCTGTCCGAGCACGAGATCAAGATCAGCACCGGATTCTCCGGCACCGAGTTGCTGCTGTTCGGCGTGACCGAGGGCAAGGGCGACGTGATCGTCATCATCAGCGGCCCGGACTCCAACGTGGTCGTGCGCAAGAAGAGCCGGGTGAGCGGGCTCTGGATCAACACCGAGAGCGTGCAGTTCGATACCGTGCCCGGCTTCTATCACGTCTCGGCCACCGCCGGCCTCTCCGACGACGCGCTGGACGACGTGCTGCGCGACAACGGGGTCGGCTTTCGCTATCTGAATCTCAGTCCCGCCGCCGATATCGGCCCGACGCAGGGGGCGGCCTTCCGCGAGGCGCTGCTGCGCCGCAAGGCGGTCCAGAAACTCTATGACCGCAAGGTCGGGCCGATCGAGATCGTCGGCGGCGCGCTGTTCCGCACCCGGGTGCCGTTCCCGGCGAACGTGCCGATCGGCCAGTATCACGTCGACGTCTATCACGTGGTCGACGGTTGGGTCACGGCCACGACCGAGATTCCGCTGACGGTGGAGAAGGCGGGCATGGAAGCCTCGATTTTCCGCATCGCCCACCAATACCCGGCCGCCTATGGTGTGTTTGCAATCCTGATCGCAGTGATGGCAGGATATGGGGCAGGCATGCTGTTTGGACGACGCTAG
- a CDS encoding sulfite exporter TauE/SafE family protein, whose amino-acid sequence MQLYLPIAEISVNVFLLLGLGGAIGFLSGLFGVGGGFLITPALIFIGIPPAVAVASGANQLVATSITGVIAHWRRKSVDFAMGGVLLVGGVIGSTVGVYVFKLLRELGQVDLMISLLYVVFLGAIGLLMFAESLRAMLRSRRGTARRGKLHQHTWMHGLPFKVRFRRSRLYISALMPLAVGAFVGLLAALMGVGGGFIMVPAMIYLLGMPTSVVAGTSLFQILFVVANVTFLQAYTTQTVDVVLALALLIGSVIGVQFGTMIGTKVSGPQFRILLALMVLGTCGKLLFDLVVQPQDLYSLQAVGGV is encoded by the coding sequence ATGCAACTCTATTTGCCCATCGCAGAGATTTCGGTGAACGTGTTTCTGCTGCTGGGCCTGGGTGGCGCCATCGGCTTCTTATCGGGATTGTTCGGCGTCGGCGGTGGCTTCTTGATCACCCCGGCGCTGATTTTTATCGGCATCCCGCCCGCGGTGGCGGTGGCGAGCGGCGCCAACCAGCTGGTGGCCACCTCGATCACCGGCGTGATCGCGCACTGGCGACGAAAAAGCGTGGATTTCGCCATGGGCGGCGTGCTGCTGGTTGGCGGCGTGATCGGCTCGACCGTCGGCGTCTATGTGTTCAAGCTGTTGCGCGAACTGGGGCAGGTGGATCTGATGATCTCACTGCTCTATGTCGTGTTCCTGGGCGCCATCGGCCTGCTGATGTTCGCCGAAAGCCTGCGGGCGATGCTGCGCTCGCGCCGGGGCACGGCCCGCCGGGGCAAGCTGCACCAGCATACCTGGATGCACGGCCTGCCGTTCAAGGTGCGCTTCCGCCGCTCGCGCCTGTATATCAGCGCGCTGATGCCGCTCGCCGTCGGCGCCTTTGTCGGCCTGCTGGCGGCACTGATGGGTGTCGGCGGCGGCTTCATCATGGTGCCGGCAATGATCTATCTGCTGGGCATGCCGACCAGCGTGGTGGCCGGGACATCGCTGTTCCAGATTCTGTTCGTGGTCGCCAACGTCACCTTCCTGCAGGCCTACACCACGCAGACCGTGGACGTGGTGCTGGCGCTGGCGCTGCTGATCGGCTCGGTGATCGGCGTGCAGTTCGGCACCATGATCGGCACCAAGGTCTCCGGCCCGCAATTCCGCATTCTGCTGGCGCTGATGGTGCTGGGCACCTGCGGCAAGCTGCTGTTCGACCTGGTGGTCCAGCCGCAGGACCTCTACAGCCTGCAAGCGGTGGGTGGCGTCTGA
- the trpS gene encoding tryptophan--tRNA ligase gives MSHPTNRIFSGIQPTGNLHLGNYLGAIRNWVGMQKDYECIFCIVDLHAITVPQDPAALRQSTREVTAAYIASGIDPEECIIFNQSAVSGHAELAWILGCHTPMGWLNRMTQFKEKAGKKRDQAMSGLYTYPVLMAADVLLYKATDVPVGEDQKQHLELARDIAGAFNRYYDVDFFPLPEPRIFGSATRVMSLRDGSAKMSKSDPSDQSRITFTDDADAIAAKIRRAKTDPEPLPSEAAGLAGRPEAENLVGIYGALAGQSVDAVLADFGGKGFADFKKALAEVAVAVLSPITGEMNRMLADPGYVDGVLRSGAGRANAIAAPILAEVKERVGFLQP, from the coding sequence ATGAGCCACCCGACCAATCGCATTTTCAGCGGCATTCAGCCGACCGGCAATCTGCATCTCGGCAATTATCTGGGGGCGATCCGCAACTGGGTCGGCATGCAGAAGGACTATGAGTGCATTTTCTGCATCGTCGATCTGCACGCCATCACCGTGCCCCAGGACCCGGCGGCGCTGCGCCAGTCGACGCGGGAGGTGACGGCCGCCTATATCGCCTCCGGCATCGACCCCGAAGAGTGCATCATCTTCAACCAGTCCGCCGTCAGCGGCCATGCGGAGCTGGCCTGGATCCTGGGCTGTCACACGCCCATGGGCTGGCTGAACCGCATGACCCAGTTCAAGGAAAAGGCCGGCAAGAAGCGCGACCAGGCCATGTCCGGCCTCTACACCTATCCGGTGCTGATGGCCGCCGACGTGCTGCTCTACAAGGCGACGGACGTGCCGGTGGGCGAGGACCAGAAGCAGCATCTGGAACTGGCCCGCGACATCGCCGGCGCCTTCAACCGCTATTACGACGTCGACTTCTTCCCGCTGCCGGAGCCGCGCATTTTCGGCTCGGCGACGCGGGTGATGAGCCTGCGCGACGGCAGCGCGAAGATGAGCAAGTCGGACCCGTCCGACCAGTCGCGCATCACGTTCACCGACGATGCCGACGCCATCGCCGCCAAGATCCGCCGCGCCAAGACTGACCCGGAGCCGCTGCCGTCCGAGGCGGCGGGCCTCGCCGGCCGGCCGGAGGCGGAGAATCTGGTGGGCATCTATGGCGCGCTCGCCGGCCAGAGCGTCGACGCGGTGCTGGCCGACTTCGGCGGCAAGGGTTTTGCCGACTTCAAGAAGGCGCTGGCGGAGGTGGCGGTGGCGGTGCTCTCGCCGATCACGGGCGAGATGAACCGCATGCTGGCCGACCCCGGCTATGTCGACGGTGTTCTGCGCAGCGGCGCCGGGCGCGCCAATGCCATCGCCGCGCCGATCCTGGCCGAGGTGAAGGAGCGGGTCGGCTTTTTGCAGCCGTAA
- the murJ gene encoding murein biosynthesis integral membrane protein MurJ: MLLRAVATVGGFTMASRLLGFVRDLLIAAILGAGPVADAFFVALRLPNLFRRLFAEGAFNAAFVPVFAGVLARDGPAAARGFAERMLALMAVTLTLITIAAELAMPALVYGLAPGLADKPGNFALAVEMARLTFPYLWFIALASLMGAVLNALDKFAAAAAAPCVLNLVMIAALVFAADALQTPGHVLSVAVALAGLAQLVLMAWAMRRAGFALRLVPVRLDPVVRRTLRLLGPGAVGAGALQLNMLVNTLIASLLPVGAISYLYYADRIYQLPLGVIGIGIGTALLPSLSRALKGETAAAANAALNRALELSLFLTLPAAVALAVIPEAIVRVLFQRGAFAATDTVATAWVLAAYAVGLPAFVLVKVLSPGFFAREDTATPVKIATASIALNIALGFALYRPLGVVGLAVATTVASWANALALGWLLHRRGDWVADRGLARRAPRVLAASLAMGGLVLAGAEALAPPLHDGEIWRAAALATVCAGGAAGYFALAWMIGAVDRTTVAAWAKRPLDRIRRRRDNPRLPSQD, from the coding sequence ATGCTTTTGCGCGCTGTCGCCACCGTTGGCGGCTTCACCATGGCGAGCCGGCTGCTCGGCTTTGTCCGCGACCTGCTGATCGCGGCGATCCTGGGTGCCGGGCCGGTGGCGGATGCGTTCTTCGTGGCGCTGCGCCTGCCGAACCTGTTCCGCCGCCTGTTTGCCGAGGGCGCGTTCAACGCTGCCTTCGTGCCGGTGTTCGCCGGCGTGCTGGCGCGGGACGGCCCCGCCGCCGCCCGCGGCTTTGCCGAGCGCATGCTGGCGCTGATGGCGGTCACGCTCACGCTCATCACCATCGCCGCCGAACTGGCCATGCCGGCGCTGGTCTATGGCCTGGCCCCCGGTCTGGCGGACAAGCCCGGCAATTTCGCCCTGGCGGTGGAGATGGCGCGGCTGACCTTCCCCTATCTCTGGTTCATCGCGCTCGCCTCGCTGATGGGGGCGGTGCTGAACGCGCTCGACAAATTCGCCGCCGCGGCGGCCGCGCCCTGCGTGCTGAACCTGGTGATGATCGCGGCCCTGGTGTTCGCCGCCGATGCGTTGCAGACGCCAGGCCATGTGCTGTCGGTGGCGGTGGCGCTGGCGGGCCTGGCGCAACTGGTGCTGATGGCCTGGGCCATGCGCCGGGCCGGGTTCGCGCTGCGGCTGGTGCCGGTGCGCCTCGACCCGGTGGTGCGCCGCACCCTGCGGCTGCTGGGGCCGGGGGCGGTCGGCGCCGGCGCTTTGCAGCTCAACATGCTCGTGAACACGCTGATCGCCTCGCTGCTGCCAGTCGGCGCCATCAGCTATCTCTATTACGCCGACCGTATCTACCAATTGCCGCTGGGAGTGATCGGCATCGGCATCGGCACGGCGCTGCTGCCCAGCCTCTCGCGCGCGCTGAAGGGCGAGACCGCGGCGGCGGCGAATGCGGCGTTGAACCGGGCGCTGGAACTGTCGCTGTTCCTGACCCTGCCGGCGGCGGTGGCGCTGGCGGTGATCCCGGAGGCCATCGTGCGGGTGTTGTTCCAGCGCGGCGCCTTCGCCGCCACCGACACCGTCGCCACCGCCTGGGTGCTGGCCGCCTATGCGGTGGGCCTGCCCGCCTTCGTGCTGGTCAAGGTGCTGAGCCCCGGTTTCTTCGCCCGCGAGGACACGGCGACGCCGGTGAAGATCGCCACCGCTAGCATCGCCCTCAACATCGCGCTGGGCTTCGCGCTCTACCGGCCGCTGGGCGTGGTTGGCCTGGCGGTGGCGACCACGGTGGCGTCGTGGGCGAACGCGCTGGCGCTGGGCTGGCTGCTGCACCGCCGCGGCGACTGGGTGGCGGACCGGGGCCTGGCGCGCCGCGCGCCGCGGGTGCTGGCGGCGAGCCTGGCCATGGGCGGGCTGGTGCTGGCGGGGGCCGAGGCGCTGGCACCGCCGCTGCATGACGGCGAGATCTGGCGCGCCGCCGCGCTCGCCACGGTCTGCGCCGGCGGGGCCGCCGGGTATTTCGCGCTCGCCTGGATGATCGGCGCCGTCGACCGGACCACGGTCGCCGCATGGGCCAAACGTCCGCTTGACCGCATCCGCCGTCGCCGCGATAACCCGAGGCTTCCCTCGCAAGACTAG
- a CDS encoding HIT domain-containing protein: MSYDDQNIFAKILRGEIPCQKVHETEHTLAFRDINPARPVHVLVIPKGAYITWDEFAATASAAEQADFVRAIGEVARREGVAGTGYRLLQNNGEHGHQEVPHLHVHVVGGAPAGPMLRRQQ, encoded by the coding sequence ATGTCCTACGACGACCAAAACATTTTCGCCAAAATCCTGCGCGGCGAGATCCCGTGCCAGAAGGTTCACGAGACCGAGCACACGCTGGCTTTCCGCGACATCAACCCGGCGCGGCCGGTGCATGTGCTGGTGATCCCCAAGGGCGCCTACATCACCTGGGACGAGTTCGCCGCCACCGCCAGCGCGGCCGAGCAGGCGGACTTTGTCCGGGCCATTGGCGAGGTGGCGCGGCGCGAGGGCGTGGCCGGCACTGGCTATCGCCTGTTGCAGAACAATGGCGAGCACGGCCACCAGGAAGTGCCGCATCTGCACGTGCACGTGGTCGGCGGTGCGCCGGCGGGGCCGATGCTGCGCCGCCAGCAATAG